In Setaria italica strain Yugu1 chromosome IX, Setaria_italica_v2.0, whole genome shotgun sequence, the genomic stretch CCTGGAGCCCTGGAGGAGATCAGACGGTCTTCAAGAACGTGCAACTGGAAGCTGGAACTCAGCCAGCTCAGCTTTAGCCTAATTAGTTGGTGTCCAAAATTTGCCATACCAAAATGACAGGGTAAAATATGGGCATGCCATACCAAAATTTGGGGAAAAAATTTAGAATAGATCTTAGTTGGGATGCTAACCAAATGAGTGCCAAAATTTATTGGCTTAACCTAGTTTTAGCTGGGCATACTTTGGAAGCTAGTTTTAGCTGGGCATACTTTGGAAGCTAATCAATCAGGCTCTACGTCTACAACGCCAAGCGGCTCGTCAACGTGCCCGACTGGCCACTGGGGCGCTGAAGGCCATGGCTACCGGCGCGAACAAAGCCACTGGGCAAGCCCGAGCGGTGGCCGGACAACAAGAAGAATGCGCTCGTATTCTACACCGGGCAACCACGGATTATCCCGCCACGGCGTCGATTCCAGAATATCGGCCGAAACTACACGAAAAACAGCACGCAACGACGAATTCAGCGCAACAACGAAACTGAGCAACAGAAATGGAACACAGCAGCACAAACCTTCAAGAGATGGACCATTGAAAACTGAGTGAATGAAATCTAATAAGAAAAAATAGCCAGCTATTATTTAGCAAATCCGTTTTTCAATCCCCGTGCTAAACTAACATAACGCCAAGGTCCCATACTCCCATGTGACAAAGATGCTATGCTGCCTGCAAACTAACGACTCAACCGGATGCTATCATGTTAGCATCAACTTCTCAATGGCTAGGCACGATTTATTTCCACAACCCATGCATCTCACTTTGCTTTGGAAAGTATTCGATATTAAAATGAATTTAGCATAACATCATGGCTACTACCATTCCTGTGGCAATTACCGACAGAATCTGAGATGCCAACCCTAAAGAATCGCTTCAACACACTTGAAAAATCCATTAGACTGCATTTACGGTAAATAAAGGATGGTTGAGCATTATAATGTAATGGTGTTTGACTAGTGCATTGCATAATAGTCCGCAAGCTTGGTACATAGTCTATTTTCTTCAGAACCGATGTTGAAAAGTTAAGAACTGAAGTTCACAGTGAATAGTTCTAAAGCAGGCGAGAATCATGGATCTTATCCTCTCAGCCATGTGTTCCTGTAGGAGGAGTTGTCACGCCTTGAAGCATCATGTGGTTTGTACTCCATCAAATAGCTGTGCGGCAGCTTAAGGTGCCTCTTGATAGAATCCCTTAATGTCATCACAGCCTGCACGGCAAAACAACACAAGTGAGTAACAGTCTGAACATCACATCTATGGAGCATCAAGTGCTGATACAAACCTGGTGATCTGATGCGTTCCGATTCCAAACACTTAGAATGTCTTCATTAAAACGGACACTGAGCACAACACCACAAACATCGTCACTAAAGTCAAGTTGGTCACCTACTAGCACCAGCACCTGGAGATTATAAATACATGGGAAAACAGAATTATTTAAGCCATCATACAACCGAAATTAGTTTACCCCATAAAAAGCTTTTTTGCACCATCAGGCATCAAGCTTGAGGCATTGGGAAAATTCTAGTAAAATTATGAATGAGTGGTTGTGGCTCCAGAGACTAAATGGAATCACAACTCTGCCATGGAACAATGCACTGTGCGAATGCTGCTTTGATGCTTTGAAGTTATAAAATGAAAGATAGCAGCATTACAAGCATAAATATGGTACTAGTGCTGCATGCATGGATCAGCAGACTGGGAACTACACAAAAAGTAAGCCTGCTATGCTATTCCATTTAATTTAACCTAGGGAGTGTTTGGCAACTAATGGGAAGGGGCATAGGAATTAGTGGTGGGAATCGccgggggtggggtggggtgggggggggggggggttctgcATCCATCTTCCACTTAAAACTAATTCCAATCCAATTACCAACCCTCCCCTTGGGAAGTGATTGGTGGGAGTTGCCCCTCTAAACTCCCACTCCTCATCCCATTAAAACTCCCATGCccaccaaacaaacaaaagaaatttaATCTCTCACATCTAAACTCTCTTTCCTTCCCACCAATTACCTCCAGCCAAACATGCCACTATGGTAAAGCAATAGTGATGCCCGTATTTTTCATGGGTAAAATAAGTGGTCTCATATTCTGTTCGAaaacatggaaataaaaaatcaTGCAATGTATTAAAGTCTAGCGGTCTAGACAACACCAAGGAATAAGACAAACATACTTGATGGCAGACAGAAATTGCACATTTATACAACATGGGTGTGGATATGCGACAAATAGAAGCCACCACTGTCTTTAGTCTTTACTCTCTTCATTGTGAGTGCAAGACAATGCATAAGAGTGCTACATCAGCTGGGTTTCACCTCTAGCCCTTCTTAATCCCATCAAGTACCAATCTAATGAACAGAAATGTACCCAAAAAAACGGCCATTCAATAGATCAAACCACAATCTAGAAGCAAACAGATGTTTCTAAGAATACGAAGCAATATAACCAAAAAGGCCAATTGACTGTTCTATGTTAGTGTTCTTGGTTCTTGGCAAATTGGCTAGAATGCACCATCTTGTAACTATATAATCAGTGGTCAAAACTTCAGGTGCGCACTGGAAAAATATCAATTTCAGAAATATCCTTTTAGTAGCCTATGATATGATGCAAAAATAAAATGGTATGTCATGCTTTAACAACTTTGTTATTGTGCATAACTGAACCATTGAAACAATAACGAGAACTAGAGGGCAAAATTAAGTAATCTGTTGACGGTTCAATCCATTTAACCCTCTAGCTACTATCCACATAATAGTGATTGGGAAACGTGTCTTGCCAAACATGTGAACACAGAGACAAAATCCGCATAATAGTGATTGGGAAACGTGTCTTGCCAAACATGTGAACAACTGGGAACATCATGGCTATCAATCTAATTCATGTTTTCAACACCTTGCATTCAATTCGTGCTAGCAATTTCATTAAGTTCGCTCGTCGGAGGCATGAAGAATGACATTTGAAATTCATTTTCACAAATATTGGCAGGTAAGGAAATGAAATCGCAGGCACAAATACACAATTCCACAGTCAAATCACAAGTATAGTCCAAATCAAGGTTCAGAGTAAGGAAATTCAAGCAAAATAGATATGCATATTGATCAGATGCGTTTAAAACAAGCACAATGAAGAAAAGTGGCTCATTAGAACCATGTAAACTTGCATGAAAGCTCAACCATAATAATATATAGGGAAACAAGCAACCAACAGCAGAGCATTTAGCTTGTAGCTGATACGTTTATGCATTAGTTTCAAGTTGTTCAACACTAAAACATTTGCTTCTTTGCATAAAACTAATGCCACCATCAGGCTTGTTTGGTTTCAGGATGTTCATCATGGGTTCAACTGGCCATCCCACTATTTTAGTGGCATGACATGACTCTGCCCCTCATTTCCTATCAGCATTATGGTCATGAGGAACAGCTACTAACCCATTCTATTATGCAAACCAAAGAGGAGGATTAAGACCAGATAATATGAGTAGGCGAGTAGCATATATGACGGAAGCATATCACCATTCCATTCCATACAGCCACAATGCCAATCAAAGCATCATGACACAAAAGACGATTGGATGCTACCACGATGGACAAACTCATAGTAGGATGACATCATTCTTCATATAGTACCAAACAGGCCTACGTGACTACGTATAGTCCTTTATGAGGGGCTCAGGTAATAGACAGTACAGGTGCACTTACCAAATCCTCCCAGAAACGACCCGAAACAGCCTTCTTGAACCTAATTATCCACTTGCCACCATTCTGATTTGCAGGGTCCTGGCCAATAAAAAACCATTAACCACTAGCTACATGGATTGATGGACATATATACAGCACATAGACACAATTACTACCAAAAACATCTAGTTCTGAATAATACCTCCCAAAGGGGCCGGATGCCATCCTTGAAGAGATGAAGGTCAGTGGGGCTTGGGAGGGAAGAAGGGCGCGCGAGGTGGCAGTAGCAAACCCAGAACGATTCGACCTGTAAGCATTCCAAGGGAAACAGCAGTCAGCTGCACTGAAATAAGGAATACCCTACAGCAACTAGAACCTTCAGAGAGACATACAGTGCTGAAGTCGATGATCTTCTTGATGTTGTCCTCGTACGACTGCGACCTCGCCCCAGGCGTCCGGCGCGTGTACCAGAGCATGAGCTTGCGCTGCAGACACAGAGCCACGGGTCACGCCCACTTCCACAATCTCACCTATCAATCTACCGCGCACAAGCGGATGCAAAGCCTGCACTAAAATCCCCTTTTTCGAACAGAAAGCTGGGGACGAACGATAGTAGGGATACAAAAGGATGTTTTGGCCGAGGCATGCGATAGatctagcggcggcggccggcgggtctTACCCTGAGGGGGTGGAGGCCGGCCTTCAGGTCGCGGTTGCGGCGCTCGGTCTCCTCCGAAtccgcctcgtcctcctcgacgacggcggcggtagCGTCTTCCTTGCGCGCTTGCGgtagctgctgctcctcctgctcggcctccttcttctccaccgCCGGCTCCATGGCGCGCCCTTCTACGGCGATTTGGTCGGCTGGGTGTAGTGGTGCTGGTCAGAACTCTCCAGCAGGAAGGGTCGAGAGAGGATCAGGAAGGCGAAGGGGGAAGGAAGCTGCCAAGACCAGGAATGTGTAGGTTTTCGGCCCTTTTaattttggcctttgggcctTCGGTTCGAGCCATGTAGTCTTCTTTTTGGTTCGTGAAGAAAAACAACATTACAATTTACAAAGCGAAAAATCCGTATTTTTTACAAACCGAAAATTGGTATATTATAACCGGAAGTAAGATTTTCTCTCCATATAATGATCTTCCATAAGCAGGTTTTTTAGAAAATACCCTACTTGCAAATCAAAATCGTTATCAATATGGGATTTCAAAGTGTCAAAATTCAAATATGTGTTGACTTCTAAAATAGACTCGCGTATAGGTGTTTTGTGTTGAAACTTAAGCTTCAAAGGACGTGTAGCAACTTTACCATCACTTATCCCTTCTTCTAGGTAAAGTCTGCAATAAGCAAACGGAAATCTATTTTGCAAGAAAAAGGCTGGCGCTTTAATAGTATTAGTTCCTACAGTAGATCTTATACGCTTCTTAAAAAAAACGGTTTCATTCCAAATGCTGGAATTCCTAGACGGGCCACCCCAAGTACTGATCTCCAACAGGGGTGGATTGGTGGATACGATCAGATAGCGCCACGATCAGATAGCGCCGCTTTTTTCCACATTTTTACATTTTAAAGCGAGCACAATAAATTTGGATATCCTTGAATAacacaaataaaaaaagattaTGCAGACCTTAATCTAAACATATCCGTTTGCCTTCAGTTAACAGCAAAATTATGAAATCACGACTTTAGATAACACGACAATTGTAGCAAGTAAACGTAGGAAACTTCAAAATTTTAGTAGCAATGCTGGCTGATTGCAGTGTCGCAGCTCCACAAATATGAAGACTTGTTATGAATAGTCTATTTTATCCTTTGTGAATGGGTCCACGTGTCAATCTCTTCTCTCTTCTGTCCTCCTCTTTgtccctctctcttttttagaTCCTGAGCTCCACGCCATGGCCAAGCAGCACCACCGCCTCGTCCTCTTCGGCGGCAATAATGGCGGGCATCAACACCTGAAGCGGGAGAAGCACAGAAGCCACGTGAGAAGCGGCCATAACGACTTTTTTCTCCTTGCcattttttctctatctctctttcttcttcctcgggaAACCAAGAATTGAGCCAAGCAGCAGCTTCAATCGCCATCCTTCCCCTCCCAACTTCGGCCACCATTCCACAATAGCCGCCGTACGAGCCTTCCCCACCTCACAACTTCCTcccgtcgccggccatggcTCCTTCAGCTGGGGATTGAAGAATCCCCGCCCGCCACTGCCGCCGGCCCGAGCTCGAGCGCTGCCAGTGAACCCCTCCGTCCCGACCTATTCATCAACCAAAGACCGCCAAAAAGGAACCCTGGTGAGCCGTGGATCCTCCAGCCCATgttccctcccttcctccgtTGCCCTAGCCGCCGTAATCAGCTCAAATGCCGCCACCAGAGAGCTGTTCCCACCACCGCTCGTTGCCAGCCATGTCCGGCCACCTTCCGGGCAGGGGCCGCGTGACCGACGCGGGCAGGGGCGGCAAGGTTCGGTGAGCAGGGGCGGCGTGGCCGCACCTGAgggggcgagggcggcgcggctccGAAGGACGACAGCGGCGTGGGTAGAAATCAGAAATGAACCGGTACGTTGTGTAACGAGAGGCAAAGGTAGGTAAATAACCTCCAACTCCACGCGGAAGTCTGAAATTGATGTTTTTGGAGCATCCCCTGAGGTACTCCAGGAATAATGTGGATCTAACCTCTAGCTCCACGTTTTTTCTTGACGAATTTGGCAAGCAATTTTGTGGAGTCGGTGAGGTTGAAGTGGAGTGCTGTCAAGCACCTGAAGAAACGGCGCAACAGAAATGACGACCGGATTTATACTTTTCACGTGGCACAGTGTTGGAATTCGAAGTAGCTCTACGAGCATCCGCAGTACACCAGCAAATGCAGATAGATCGCAGTTATCTGATCGTCTTGTTGGACCACAGATAGCGTCGATtcaaaaataactttttttttcttaactgAACCACATATAGCGTGGATTGAAAAATAACATTTTTTCTTAACTGAATGGAAGCGGATTACTCACATGTACTGGGATATGGATATTATTACCATGTTTAACTCCGTGTTCGTCATACTATAACACTATATTCATGCctgcagaaaaaaaatcagacatGTCCATATTAGTATCCATTTATCCTCGAGACTTTAAAGTGTACTTTCCTTCCTTGTCAAAATATGAATATTATAATGGGTAAGGGCAGCTTGTCCAAATTGGGAGATAGAGGCTAACCTCTGtcgcatcggatgtttgaacactaattagaagtattaaatataggttaattataaaactaattgcacaacccctaagctaaatcacgagacgaatctattaagcctaattagtccatgatttgacaatgtggtgctacagtaaccattcgctaacgatgaattaattaggcttaatagattcgtcttgcgatttagcctcGGGGTTctactattagttttgtaattagctcatatttaatcctcctaattagcatctgaacatccgatgtgactgggctaaagtttagcccctagtatccaaaccagaccttaggggtgtttgggggggggctaaagtttagccccccatTTTACCCAAATTTTAGCCCCTTGCTcccaaacaggagggctaaactttagctcctccaaggggtgctaaaatgagttaaaagtggtccccgcTACCCTTTATTCCTCCGTTGCCCCCTCCTCGcactcttctctctcctccccgcaacACCCCCGCTACCCTCCGACCGGCCCCGTAGCCTCCGCTAGCCCCACCGCCTCCGGCTagccccgccacctccgccggccccaccgccatgcccgccgccgcaggggaGGTCCTGGATCCGGCGTACCTCCATATCCCGGTGGTCGTGGCGACTGCTGGGGACCTCGCCGCGCGGCCGCTGGGGCACGCCGTGGAGCTCGTGAAGCGGGCCAAAGGGGAGGTGGGCGTCGAGTACATGCAGTCGGTGGCAGACCTAATGGTGCTGTGCGAAAGTGGTTCGCCTCACCGAAAGCGCGCGCATCGTCGGCGGCAAGTTCAAGCTCGCTCGGAAGGGGAAAAGAGGAGGTGGTTTTCGATTCCGGCGATGGTGAcgctcgacgacggcgacgggtaGGAAGAAGTTGAgaaggaagaagtagaggaggggtagaggagaggagagaaagcAGGGGTGAATGGATCTTTTATTAgtacaggtgctaaagtttagcccctcacCTAAACACACCAAAAGATTAAaattagcactccatttgagggaggctaaaatttagtcctgagctaaaatttaacttCTTCCTTCCGAACAAGTTCGATTTagcgtcttcttccttccgaACAAGTTCGATTTAGCGTTTTACCGTTCTATGCTTCCAGTGTATGCGGGTCCCACAGCtgagtaaaagaaaaaaaaaagtaagcaGGTCCATGTACTTTTTTCTCCCAGGCACGGGAAGACGGACAGCAGCACCGGTGTATTCACTTGAGTTCGACCTCTACGCGGAGTTCGATTTTTGTCTGACAGCCAACCGTCGAACCTCATGTACTCTATTCGATTTTTTGAGCCTACTGGTCGATTTAAGCGCGCACTGGAGCTGCTCTAAATTTGGATTTATCGGTATCGGTTCATTGATGGGTTAGATTACATGCAGATTTTCCTCACCGTATTTTGGGGTTTACCGTATATCAGACCAGATTAACACAGATTTCTTCCATATACATCCGGTTTATTTTCCATCCCTAATCTCGATTCCAGCAACTCGGTTCGGCAGTTCCCAAGCCGAATAAAACGGCGTTCGAGGGGAAACCAGAGCACACGTACGATCCTACCACGCCCGTTACGCGCACCAGCCCCACCAATTTCCCCCCACTTCTGGCAAAGCTCTGCCCCAAACCCCGCATTCACCTCGCCAAACTTTCCCCTCTTCCTCCGCCCGCACTtccaccgccgctcctcccaGATGCCTCAGTAGGCTCCAAAAATCCAAAGCCACCCCTCCCCCACGCTCCCATCCACCCCCAGGGCGGCGTCCGGCTCCATGACGACCCGATCCAACGGCGACGGCCACGGCAACGCGGCGTCCTTGTACCCGCAGCGCCGCCCGCACTACGGGTACGGCGGCGGGTCCGCCTCCTtccgcggctgctgctgctgcctcttcCTGCTGCTCACCTTCCTGGcgctcctcgccctcgccgtcgcgctCGTCGTCGTGCTCGTGGTGAAGCCCCGCAAGCCGCAGTTCGACCTCAACCAGGTGTCCGTGCAGTACCTCCTCGTGGCCCCGCCGACGTCCGCCGCGGCGACCCCCGCCGGCGTGCCCCCCGCGGCCCCCGGCGCCGCCTACCTCTCCCTCAACATCACGCTGCTCTTCACCGCCGTGAACCCCAACAAGGTGGGCATCCGGTACGGCGCCACGGCGTTCGACGTCATGTACCACGGGGTGCCGctcggggtggcggcggtgcccgGGTTCGAGCAGCCCGCGCACAGCACCCGCCTGCTCCAGACCCGCGTCATCGTCGACCGCTTCAACGTGCTCCAGGCCGACGCCCAGGATCTCGTCCGCGACGCCGCGATCCGCGACAGCGTCGAGCTCCGCATCACCGGCGACGTCGGCGCCAAGATCCTCGTGCTCGGCTTCTCCTCCCCTAAAGTCCAGGTAGGAATCGACACGCCACCCGCACCCGCCGCACCCGAAACCAGCAACCTTGTTCGCTTTCGCCGCAAGCGTGTGATGCGTGAGTTTCGAGCCTCTCTTAAGCGGCGGAACTGACGTGATGTGTGAACGAACCTCAACCTGCAGGTGTCGGTGGATTGCGCGATCGCCATCAGTCCAAGGAGCCAGTCGCTGAAATACAAGCAGTGCGGCGTGGACGGGCTAAGCGTGTAGGCCGCcgttgccgtcgccgtcgccggagcagcagaagcagaagcTGTAATCCAATGGGGATAGATAAATTGGATGGATCTGTGCGTCGATTCTAATCTCCCTAATCTTTGGGTTTTGATTTCCTTCCTGTGCGTGGGGGGTAAATTTTGAGCTCTCTTACCGTAGAGGAGGCCGCTGATTCTGTGGATTACCACTGGTTGCAATTAGTAGTATCAGTATTACTACGGTTACACATTCATCGATCGCCATGAGCAAATTGCTTAGGAGCTAAGGGAAGTGGGTGGGAAAAGGTGCGAGGCGCGAGGAAGCGAGCGGAATCCAGTCGCTTTTGCTGctctcttcctcatcctccgcCTCGTTTGTGATTGTTTCGTTTCGTTTCGTTTCGGAGTTGGTGGGTCTGCGCTGTCTGCCATGGCCTATTGGCCTTGTCTGGTTAATCTGGCTCACTTCAGCCCGTAGTGGAGCCGGGCATGGGAGGAGTTAGGCAGTACTCCAGAGTCCAGGCACCTGTGTGGGTGGGTGGTTCCTCACTTTCATGGTAATGGTGGGGTCAAACCGTCAAAGGTTAAGGTTTACTGGAAGTTACCACTTGCATCCTTGCATGGTGGGCCGAAACGGAACGGGAACGTAGGTGGTGGAATTTAGGCTTTGTAAATGCGGACTCCAGAGCGTGGTGGAAGACTGGAAGAGTGGAAGTAGAACCTTTGTTCGTTGGCTGTGGCGTGACCTGTGTCGTCTACAGATACTTGGTGTATAAAATGTGAGCTACTGACTTCAAATCTCAGTTCGCACATGGCACGAGGCATGGTGTGTTAATTTTTTTCCTGGTGAATTTACGAGAGATTTGCTGTCACCAGTGTCTTGGTTTGGTTTATTGATTCCCGTTTACGCTGCATGCTGTACAAAATTTATTCTGGGCTTAAATTCGTTTACTGAAGCATGTTAATATGCGGAATTCAAGGCATTCGCTTGAAACAGTTATgcattctcatttttttttccaatgaaTTGTTATTTATTCATAGAATCATAGGTATAGCCTTCTTATGTTAGAAGGAAATCTCGTCATTTGTTCTGATTCAGATAGATCAGTTGCTACTAACActtttgattttcttctttccttttcgCAACTTGCTAGTTGCTATGGACTTCTCACCAGCTTAGACTTTGGATTGAAAGTTTGAAACTCACACTGCTTGACTAAACCAACTCAGGTCGCTGCATTTTCTAATCCGCTGATTGCGGTTTAAATGTAACGGGATGTTGCGCTTGTGCAAATGCGGCGACCCATCGTGGTCGTGAATGCATCCATGGACCGGCTTTGTTACGTTTTGCCTTTTTGTTTTGTTGTATAGCGACCATCGTTCTTGACCTAACAAGGACTAACAGACGGCTACCGTAGCCTCGCCGTTTCCCACGTCGCTGGACCTGGACATGCTACCGTAATCGTTGCCTTGGCCTCGTGGATTTCCTGGCTCGGTTCACTGACTCACTGCAGCCTGACCGTTTCGCACTTGGTAGTCCGAGCTTGGAAGTTGGAGCGCGAACAATACAACTGTGGAGACTTGGAGAATCACGTGGCGCAGTCGCGCAGAGGACGAGGCACGCACAGCGGCACAGGCACAGCACAGAGACATTTCTGGGGAATCGACTGGTGCAACCGTGCAAGAGCTGGAAAttggcgcgggcgcggcggggcgccTCTGTGATGAACATTTTTGGCCTGTTTGGTAGTGCGCAGGGATTTCATTGCTTTCTGTTGCGTGCAGAGAATCCAATATTTTCCTGCCACCCCTCTGCATATAAGACGACGGGATCAGGAGACTGCAAGAATACTGGGTTAAGCAAAAGAAAACCCCTGATTCCCTCAACCCCCTGCCGGTTTGATCCCCACAAGGCCAAATCACTTTTAGCAAGAACcaggcaaaaaaataaaaaaagatgaagtCGGGCGTAGGGAAAACACTAAAGAGGACCGTGCAATATTGCTGGTCGGATTTATAAATTAAAGAAGGTTTCTTGCAATTTTGTTCCTACACAAGTGCATTATGCCTTTCTTACTACTACCTGTTTGCGAAACACAATATACTTGTATGCACGCATACACTCACCTACGAACAAATGTAAGCACATTTGTATAGGGAGAGTGGACCAATACATTTTGATCATGTGCCCTTTTCTACTTGCTTAGGCAGTTTTCTGCGGTGTACCTCTCGAAATACACTGTTTGTAACAAAGGCTGGCCATGTACAGCTCATGAGAGCTAACTTTAAGAAAGCAAGCATTCTTTTCCGGTATTTCTTCATGCCGCTCTGCAGACAAATCCGCGGTGGCGCGGTCTGCCCATTTCTCCTCTCTTTCATCTTCTCTGCATCAACACCACTacatttgcaaaagcaaaagtagTGTGGACTGTGTGGCCCTAAAGATGGTCCCATTGTGGTCACGGTTTATTGAAGTTGCCATGCCAATTCATTTAATTGACTTAGGCGATGTCAAGGAGTCGTTGCCTTGTTGGCTAGCCCAAGCAGATGAGATGACTATCAACaaacggcctgttcgcttcagcttattcagccggcttataagccaccaaacagtatttttctctcgcaacaaattagccgtttcagcttttcaaccggcttataagctgaagcgaacaggcccaaagTTCGCACAATTGTTGCTCGCTGACAATAACAGGAAGTCAAGAACATCGATCGAAATCGTCAAATTTACAGCAATCCATCTTCTTGTACAACTCAAttaccatttttttttgaacgagtACAACTCAATTACCGGTCGACAAGTAGAATATGCTCAGAACGTACATGAATCCTCCACACGCAGGTGCTCCAGGTACCTCGGCACGGGCGCGGTGGCCGCGCCGAGCGATCCCTCCTCCCTCCAGACCTGCACCACCTGCCCCATGCCTCCATGGTCGGCCTGAGCGCCTTGTCCTGCACCCCTGCTGTATGCACCAGCACGCGACGTTGCACCCCCCGACACCCGCCCGAGCTCGGGCAAGTAGCCGTAGACCAGGAGCCTCTCGTGCGCCGTGGCGCTGAACCCGCGGAGGCGGACGAGGTTGACGTGCTGGATCGTGCCCAGCGTGTCCCCCCGCCCCTGCGCGGAACCCTCGAGACGCTTCACGGCTATCGCGGTGTGGTGAGCCGAAGCTGCCCGACCCCAGCTTATGGgagtagttttttttaaaaaaaaacgaagGGCCGGCAGAGGTTGCCGGGCCTGTATTAATTAAAAGAGAAGGTAATACAAGACTACAGTCCTGGAAGGCTATAGGcaggaaaatgaaaagaaaaataaagaaagggcTGCCCGGTTGGTTTGGGACGACAACATGGATAACCACTTCACTCGCCGCGGCAGCAGAACCAGAGTCTTTGTAAAATTTGCGGCACCCTCCAA encodes the following:
- the LOC101752576 gene encoding uncharacterized protein LOC101752576, which codes for MTTRSNGDGHGNAASLYPQRRPHYGYGGGSASFRGCCCCLFLLLTFLALLALAVALVVVLVVKPRKPQFDLNQVSVQYLLVAPPTSAAATPAGVPPAAPGAAYLSLNITLLFTAVNPNKVGIRYGATAFDVMYHGVPLGVAAVPGFEQPAHSTRLLQTRVIVDRFNVLQADAQDLVRDAAIRDSVELRITGDVGAKILVLGFSSPKVQVSVDCAIAISPRSQSLKYKQCGVDGLSV
- the LOC101752992 gene encoding eukaryotic translation initiation factor NCBP; this translates as MEPAVEKKEAEQEEQQLPQARKEDATAAVVEEDEADSEETERRNRDLKAGLHPLRRKLMLWYTRRTPGARSQSYEDNIKKIIDFSTVESFWVCYCHLARPSSLPSPTDLHLFKDGIRPLWEDPANQNGGKWIIRFKKAVSGRFWEDLVLVLVGDQLDFSDDVCGVVLSVRFNEDILSVWNRNASDHQAVMTLRDSIKRHLKLPHSYLMEYKPHDASRRDNSSYRNTWLRG